Proteins from a single region of Crocosphaera sp. UHCC 0190:
- a CDS encoding DUF2237 domain-containing protein — MIDGKNVLGTDLKVCCTDPITGYYRDGYCRTGGQDFGVHVICAQMTAEFLAFTKLQGNDLSTPMLAYNFPGLKPGDRWCLCAERWQEAKDAGVAPPVILEATHARALEVVSLNELKQYALKYN; from the coding sequence ATGATAGATGGCAAAAATGTTTTAGGAACGGATTTAAAAGTGTGTTGTACTGATCCCATCACCGGATATTATCGAGATGGATATTGTCGCACAGGGGGTCAAGATTTTGGGGTTCACGTAATTTGCGCTCAAATGACGGCTGAATTTTTAGCCTTTACAAAATTGCAGGGAAATGACTTAAGTACCCCCATGTTAGCCTATAATTTTCCTGGGTTAAAACCAGGCGATCGCTGGTGTTTATGTGCTGAGCGTTGGCAAGAAGCTAAAGATGCAGGGGTTGCTCCTCCTGTGATTTTAGAAGCGACTCATGCGAGAGCTTTAGAAGTTGTGTCCCTCAATGAATTGAAGCAATATGCTTTAAAATATAACTAA
- a CDS encoding cupin domain-containing protein encodes MSNQATTAIKIEHQPSEARLEELGVKGWPTWSKEVSIFPWTYDESETCYFLEGDVIVTPDGEQPVSMGKGDLVTFPAGMSCTWHIRGDVRKHYKFG; translated from the coding sequence ATGAGTAATCAAGCAACCACTGCCATTAAGATTGAACATCAACCTAGTGAAGCACGTTTAGAAGAATTAGGGGTTAAAGGTTGGCCTACCTGGAGTAAAGAAGTCTCTATCTTCCCCTGGACTTATGATGAGTCAGAAACCTGTTATTTTCTCGAAGGAGATGTCATTGTCACTCCTGATGGGGAGCAACCCGTTTCGATGGGAAAAGGGGATTTAGTGACCTTTCCTGCTGGAATGTCTTGTACTTGGCATATTCGTGGTGATGTGAGAAAACATTACAAATTTGGCTGA
- a CDS encoding carotenoid oxygenase family protein translates to MKRRDFLIQSTLTALGTMALHNLPVQSQPMYKQYSSYKSWKSDNSFLKGINAPVFQELDITNLKVSGTIPPEIRGMYVRNGPNPMFKPESYNYPLEGDGMLHGISFENGKASYKNRWIQTRGLAYERFEGKELDELKFKNYANTNIMSHGGKLLALYEIGLPYEITQELETVGEWNFQGNLEQSMTAHPKIDHTTGELHFYRYSFFNSPYLHYYIADKQGKIIRNYPIEIAKPVLIHDMALTENYAIFFDCPLVFNLEKAKANNTPFTWEPEGGTTIILVDRHHPEKKPIYLKIGAFWLWHFMNSFEKDNQLTIDFVHYSKMNLETNLEAISSNKSNLQRMTIDLKSHQINQRSIDDHSIEFPVIDSRRMGQPYRFGYTPYIDNNLLAKKQTIGYFPALIQYDMVNQNHKTHQLKPGCYCGEASFIPHPNKTGELDGYVVTFVYNENTNTSDLLIIDPANFEQEPIATVHLPVRVPSGFHGNWIS, encoded by the coding sequence ATGAAAAGAAGAGACTTTTTAATTCAATCTACCTTAACCGCTTTGGGAACGATGGCATTGCATAATTTACCGGTACAATCTCAACCCATGTATAAACAATATAGTTCTTACAAAAGTTGGAAAAGTGACAATAGTTTTTTGAAGGGAATTAATGCCCCAGTTTTCCAAGAACTTGATATTACTAATTTAAAAGTATCGGGAACAATTCCACCAGAAATTAGGGGAATGTATGTTCGTAATGGCCCTAATCCCATGTTTAAACCAGAGTCTTATAATTATCCCTTAGAAGGGGATGGAATGTTACATGGAATTTCCTTTGAAAATGGAAAAGCTAGTTATAAAAATCGTTGGATTCAAACTCGCGGACTTGCTTATGAAAGGTTTGAAGGAAAAGAACTTGATGAATTAAAATTTAAGAATTATGCAAATACAAATATCATGTCCCATGGGGGCAAACTTTTGGCTTTATATGAGATTGGTTTACCCTATGAAATAACTCAAGAATTAGAAACAGTTGGAGAATGGAATTTCCAGGGAAATTTAGAACAGTCCATGACAGCCCATCCCAAAATCGATCATACCACAGGAGAATTACATTTCTATCGTTATTCATTTTTTAATTCACCTTATTTACATTATTATATTGCTGATAAACAAGGAAAAATTATTAGAAATTATCCGATTGAAATTGCAAAACCTGTCCTGATACATGATATGGCACTCACTGAAAATTATGCCATTTTCTTTGACTGTCCTTTGGTTTTTAATCTGGAAAAAGCAAAGGCAAATAATACCCCTTTTACTTGGGAACCTGAAGGGGGAACAACCATTATTTTAGTTGATCGTCATCATCCTGAAAAAAAACCTATTTATCTGAAAATAGGAGCATTTTGGCTATGGCATTTTATGAATTCCTTTGAAAAGGATAATCAATTAACAATTGATTTTGTTCACTATTCTAAAATGAACCTAGAAACCAATCTAGAAGCAATTTCATCTAATAAGTCTAATCTACAAAGAATGACTATTGATTTAAAAAGTCATCAAATTAATCAAAGATCTATTGATGATCATTCCATTGAATTTCCTGTTATTGATAGTCGTAGAATGGGACAACCCTATCGCTTTGGTTATACCCCTTATATTGACAATAACTTACTCGCTAAAAAACAAACTATTGGCTATTTTCCTGCTTTAATTCAATATGATATGGTTAACCAAAATCATAAAACTCATCAACTGAAACCAGGTTGTTATTGCGGAGAAGCTTCCTTTATTCCCCACCCCAATAAAACTGGTGAATTAGATGGCTATGTGGTCACTTTTGTTTACAATGAAAATACAAATACCAGTGATTTATTAATTATTGATCCTGCTAATTTTGAACAAGAACCCATCGCAACTGTCCATTTACCTGTACGGGTTCCTAGTGGGTTTCATGGTAACTGGATAAGTTAG
- a CDS encoding creatininase family protein, whose amino-acid sequence MLLHLSTWQEVEHYLQTNQGIIIPIGSTEQHGPTGLIGTDAICAEAIAKGVGEATNSLVGPTINVGMALHHTAFPGTMSLRPSTLIQVIIDYLTCLTEAGFTRYFFINGHGGNIATLKAAFSETYYQLSQLKIAQAAQVHCQVGNWFMCRSVYQKAKELYGDQEGSHATPSEVALTQYVYPDSIKNAPLSADVGSGYPIYGAADFRAHYPDGRMGSNPALATPEHGKEFYELAVKELSESYLKFLEAD is encoded by the coding sequence ATGTTATTACATCTCAGTACCTGGCAAGAAGTTGAACATTATCTACAAACCAATCAGGGTATCATTATTCCTATTGGTTCAACGGAACAACATGGCCCCACTGGCCTTATTGGGACAGATGCCATCTGTGCAGAGGCGATCGCTAAAGGAGTGGGAGAGGCAACTAATAGCTTGGTGGGGCCGACAATTAATGTCGGGATGGCTTTACATCATACAGCCTTTCCTGGCACCATGAGTTTACGTCCTAGTACCTTAATTCAGGTGATTATTGATTATCTTACCTGTTTAACGGAAGCGGGGTTTACTCGCTATTTTTTTATCAATGGTCATGGGGGCAATATTGCTACGTTAAAAGCGGCTTTTTCAGAGACTTATTATCAGTTATCTCAGCTAAAAATTGCCCAAGCTGCTCAAGTTCATTGTCAGGTGGGTAACTGGTTTATGTGTCGTTCTGTTTATCAAAAAGCGAAGGAATTATATGGCGATCAAGAGGGTTCCCATGCGACTCCATCTGAGGTTGCGTTGACTCAATATGTGTATCCTGATTCTATTAAAAATGCGCCTTTGTCTGCTGATGTGGGGTCAGGATATCCCATTTATGGGGCGGCAGATTTTCGCGCTCATTATCCTGATGGTAGAATGGGATCAAATCCTGCTTTAGCGACTCCTGAACATGGCAAAGAATTCTATGAATTAGCGGTTAAAGAGTTGAGTGAAAGTTATCTTAAATTCTTAGAAGCTGATTAA
- the ilvN gene encoding acetolactate synthase small subunit — MKHTLSVLVEDEAGVLTRIAGLFARRGFNIESLAVGPAEQVGVSRITMVVPGDDNSIEQLTKQLYKLINVLKVNDITQTPCVERELMLIKVNANASNRAEVLELVQVFRAKIVDMSEETVTVEVVGDPGKMVAIFQMLNKFGIREVARTGKIALTRESRVNTEYLKSLEAKVF; from the coding sequence ATGAAACACACTCTTTCTGTTTTAGTTGAAGATGAAGCGGGAGTTTTAACCCGTATCGCTGGTTTATTTGCCCGTCGTGGGTTCAATATTGAAAGTTTAGCTGTAGGGCCGGCTGAACAAGTTGGGGTTTCCCGGATCACCATGGTGGTTCCTGGAGATGATAATAGCATTGAACAATTAACTAAGCAACTATACAAATTGATTAATGTTCTTAAGGTAAATGATATTACTCAAACCCCTTGTGTTGAACGGGAATTAATGTTAATTAAAGTCAATGCCAATGCCTCTAACCGAGCAGAAGTGCTGGAATTAGTGCAAGTTTTTCGAGCGAAAATTGTCGATATGTCTGAAGAAACAGTCACCGTAGAAGTCGTTGGCGACCCTGGTAAAATGGTGGCAATTTTTCAGATGTTAAATAAGTTTGGCATTCGGGAAGTGGCCCGCACGGGTAAAATTGCCCTAACCCGCGAATCACGGGTTAATACTGAATACCTGAAATCTCTTGAAGCTAAGGTATTTTAA
- a CDS encoding alpha/beta hydrolase, with the protein MSKFSGFCWGLWGLLIPLIPQAALSADKIYFIYGPFNFPLSVDSLEVYAKEGKITKEFSLYASQFDEQTLIELRQTLQERHTIDGVRFSRLLRTPLMEDLLKSMGQIFSTHPNSNGFYAIRGALVSAAIHQDKEGWTAIDVMRNFPTDSIAIDTQLATKMLKNTKF; encoded by the coding sequence ATGAGCAAATTTTCTGGTTTTTGCTGGGGATTATGGGGATTACTTATTCCTTTAATTCCACAAGCTGCTTTAAGTGCAGACAAAATTTACTTTATTTATGGGCCCTTCAATTTTCCGCTTTCCGTTGATTCTTTAGAAGTATATGCTAAAGAGGGGAAAATTACGAAAGAATTTTCTCTTTATGCTAGTCAATTTGATGAACAGACTTTAATTGAACTGCGTCAAACTTTACAGGAACGTCATACTATTGATGGGGTCAGATTTTCCCGTTTATTGCGAACCCCTTTAATGGAAGATTTATTAAAAAGTATGGGGCAAATTTTTAGTACCCATCCTAATTCTAATGGATTTTACGCCATTCGTGGGGCCTTAGTTTCTGCTGCTATTCATCAGGATAAAGAGGGATGGACAGCAATCGATGTAATGCGTAATTTTCCGACTGATAGTATTGCTATTGATACACAACTTGCTACAAAAATGCTCAAAAACACTAAATTTTAA
- a CDS encoding response regulator transcription factor — translation MLSFDLSQNSPNPSVVRTHRILVVEDEDVIRDMIVLALEEEGYAVVTASDGRTALNLLQQDEDNAKAADMEFDLLILDLMLPQVNGLDICRLLRYQGNIVPILILSAKASETDRVLGLEVGADDYLTKPFSMRELVARCRALIRRQGFSNVSSAPVRKFRDITLFSEECRVVVREEEINLSPKEYRLLELFMSYPRRVWSRDQLIEQIWGPDFLGDTKTVDVHIRWLREKLEKDPGQPEYLITVRGFGYRFG, via the coding sequence ATGCTGTCTTTTGACTTGTCTCAAAATTCCCCTAACCCCTCTGTTGTTCGGACTCACCGCATTCTCGTGGTGGAGGATGAAGATGTCATTCGAGATATGATTGTTCTGGCCCTAGAAGAAGAAGGTTACGCCGTCGTAACAGCCAGCGATGGACGGACTGCCTTAAATTTATTGCAGCAAGATGAAGACAACGCTAAGGCAGCAGATATGGAGTTTGATCTGCTGATCTTGGATCTGATGTTACCACAGGTCAACGGCTTAGATATTTGTCGTTTACTGCGTTATCAAGGCAATATTGTGCCGATTTTAATTCTGAGTGCCAAGGCCAGTGAAACTGATCGGGTTTTGGGGTTAGAAGTAGGGGCAGATGATTATTTAACTAAACCCTTTAGTATGCGGGAATTAGTGGCTCGTTGTCGGGCTTTGATTCGTCGTCAAGGCTTTAGTAATGTGTCCTCTGCGCCTGTGCGAAAGTTCCGCGATATTACCCTATTTAGCGAAGAATGTCGGGTAGTGGTTCGAGAGGAAGAAATTAACCTTTCTCCCAAAGAATATCGTTTATTAGAGCTATTTATGAGCTATCCTCGCCGTGTTTGGTCGCGGGATCAATTAATTGAACAAATTTGGGGGCCAGATTTTTTAGGGGATACCAAAACCGTTGATGTTCATATTCGTTGGTTACGGGAGAAACTAGAAAAAGATCCCGGTCAACCAGAATATTTAATCACTGTACGGGGGTTTGGCTATCGTTTTGGCTAA
- a CDS encoding copper resistance system multicopper oxidase encodes MKNPLNRRNFLRLTTGLGLAVGLDYLTPAHSQPMKGQKAVQDNSKYSDVIDLTIQETSVKIGGRKATGITVNNTIPAPLIRLKEGQTAKINVTNNLNQDTSIHWHGIILPSKMDGVPGVSFAGIKPGQTFTYEFPVIQNGTYWYHSHSGLQEQRGHFGAMIIDPIEPEPFEYDKDYVVILSDWTYEDPHDVLSNLKKMSAYYNNQRRTIEHLSDDSMWREMRMDPTDIADVTGATYSYLMNGLVPETNWTGIFKPGEKVRLRFINAAAMTFFDVRIPGLRMTVVQADGQNIQPVTVDEFRIGVSETYDVIVQPRKEEAYTIFAETMDRSGYARGTLAISKGMSAPIPKLRERPVRSMKDMGMNHDMSGMNNNSTMNHDSSGHNDHGSMNHDASENMDHTTMEHDMFNDEAVMNDSNDFGVGNAGVPMMVQSRLNEPGIGLENTGTRILVYSDLRNIIPGYDQRKPDREIELHLTGNMERYMWSFNGKKYSEEKEITFYKGERLRLTFINQTMMEHPIHLHGMWMELDNGAGQYKPRKHTVIVKPAEKMSVEVNVDVTGKWPLHCHLLYHMKVGMFRTVAIADRPVEAS; translated from the coding sequence ATGAAAAATCCATTAAATAGACGTAACTTTTTGCGTTTGACAACAGGACTAGGTTTAGCTGTTGGATTAGATTATTTAACTCCTGCTCATAGTCAACCGATGAAGGGTCAAAAAGCAGTTCAAGATAACTCAAAATATTCTGATGTTATTGACTTAACAATTCAAGAAACTAGCGTTAAAATTGGTGGTCGAAAAGCCACAGGAATCACCGTCAATAATACCATTCCTGCGCCTTTAATTCGTTTAAAAGAAGGACAAACCGCCAAAATTAACGTTACTAATAATCTTAATCAAGATACTTCTATTCATTGGCATGGTATCATATTACCATCTAAAATGGATGGAGTTCCTGGGGTTAGTTTTGCGGGAATAAAACCAGGTCAAACCTTTACTTATGAATTTCCAGTTATTCAGAATGGAACCTATTGGTATCACAGTCATAGTGGACTACAAGAACAACGGGGTCATTTTGGTGCAATGATTATTGATCCCATAGAACCAGAACCCTTTGAATATGACAAAGATTATGTTGTAATTCTTTCTGACTGGACTTATGAAGACCCCCATGATGTATTAAGTAATCTCAAAAAAATGAGTGCTTATTACAACAACCAAAGACGAACTATTGAACACTTATCTGATGATTCTATGTGGAGGGAAATGCGAATGGACCCCACAGATATTGCTGATGTAACAGGTGCTACTTATAGTTATTTAATGAATGGTTTAGTTCCAGAAACAAATTGGACAGGAATTTTTAAACCAGGGGAAAAAGTCAGATTGAGATTTATTAATGCTGCGGCCATGACTTTTTTTGATGTGCGTATTCCTGGTTTAAGAATGACCGTTGTGCAAGCAGATGGTCAGAATATTCAACCTGTTACTGTTGATGAATTTCGTATTGGAGTCTCAGAAACTTATGATGTCATTGTACAACCAAGAAAAGAGGAAGCTTATACTATTTTTGCAGAAACAATGGATCGTAGTGGTTATGCACGTGGAACTTTAGCTATTAGTAAAGGAATGAGCGCACCTATTCCTAAACTTCGAGAACGTCCCGTCCGTTCAATGAAAGATATGGGAATGAATCATGATATGTCAGGAATGAATAATAATTCAACCATGAATCATGATAGTTCAGGACATAATGATCACGGTTCTATGAATCATGATGCTTCAGAAAATATGGATCATACAACAATGGAACATGATATGTTCAATGATGAAGCAGTTATGAATGATTCTAACGATTTCGGTGTAGGAAATGCTGGTGTTCCCATGATGGTACAAAGTCGTTTAAATGAACCAGGAATTGGGTTAGAAAATACAGGAACTCGTATTTTAGTTTATAGTGATCTTCGTAATATTATTCCTGGTTATGACCAACGAAAACCAGACAGAGAAATAGAACTACATTTAACAGGAAATATGGAACGTTATATGTGGTCATTTAATGGCAAAAAATATTCAGAAGAAAAAGAAATTACCTTTTATAAAGGGGAAAGATTACGTCTAACTTTTATCAATCAAACTATGATGGAACATCCCATCCATTTACATGGAATGTGGATGGAATTAGATAATGGTGCAGGTCAATATAAACCTCGCAAACATACCGTGATTGTTAAACCTGCTGAGAAAATGTCTGTCGAAGTTAACGTTGATGTGACGGGTAAATGGCCCTTGCATTGTCATTTACTTTATCACATGAAAGTGGGAATGTTTCGGACTGTTGCGATTGCTGATCGTCCGGTTGAGGCCAGTTAA
- the rppA gene encoding two-component system response regulator RppA, with the protein MRILLVEDEPDLGKAIKRTLTEHNYIVDWAQDGEEGLSFLEMGSQQYTLGIFDWLLPKLLGIDLLKKIRQKNNPLPVLILTAKDQEEDKVIGLDAGADDYLVKPFGMAELLARLRALQRRSPYINPQQLTLGNITLDYGKYAIFYKEEKGNNQLIELTRKEFQLLEYFMKHPNQIVTRDQLLSQVWEWGNEPMSNVVAAQIRLLRQKLAPYGGENWIKTIYGLGYQFTLDNSN; encoded by the coding sequence ATGCGTATTCTTTTAGTGGAAGATGAACCCGACTTAGGAAAGGCAATTAAACGCACGTTAACTGAACATAATTATATTGTAGATTGGGCGCAAGATGGGGAAGAAGGATTAAGCTTTTTAGAAATGGGTTCTCAACAGTATACTTTGGGGATTTTTGACTGGTTGCTGCCTAAGTTATTAGGAATTGATTTACTCAAAAAAATACGACAAAAAAATAATCCTTTACCCGTCTTAATTTTAACAGCTAAAGATCAAGAAGAAGACAAGGTTATTGGTTTAGATGCAGGTGCTGATGATTATTTAGTTAAACCCTTTGGTATGGCAGAGTTATTAGCCAGATTACGCGCTTTACAACGTCGTTCACCTTATATTAATCCTCAACAATTGACTTTAGGAAATATAACTCTAGACTATGGTAAATATGCCATTTTTTATAAAGAAGAAAAGGGCAATAATCAGTTAATTGAATTAACAAGAAAAGAATTTCAACTCTTAGAATACTTCATGAAACATCCTAATCAAATTGTTACCCGCGATCAATTACTCTCTCAAGTTTGGGAATGGGGAAATGAACCAATGAGTAATGTTGTTGCTGCTCAAATTCGTTTATTAAGACAAAAGTTAGCACCCTATGGGGGTGAAAATTGGATTAAAACAATTTATGGATTAGGTTATCAATTTACCCTTGATAATTCAAATTAA
- a CDS encoding ABC transporter substrate-binding protein, with product MKYFETIKIIYRRALSFILISLCLLSLTACASSESQNQVVLSVLSDPKTFNAVLSQESPNIFGLTYEGLITENPLTAEKEPALAESWEFSDDKLTIIFTLREGLKWSDGKPLTADDVVFSYNDLYLNEKIPNNYRDSFRVGKKGDFPTIKKLDDRRIEFKITEPFAPFLDNASIPILPAHILRKTIQETDKAGNPVFISTWGTDTPPEQIIVNGPYKLREYATSQRIVFEQNPYYWKKDQEGQQLPNIERVVWAIVESTDTALLQFRSGSLDSISVTPEYFSLLKQEENRGNFTVYNGGPAYGTTFMSLNLNQGKRDGKPLVDPIKSAWFNNINFRKAVAYGIDRPRIINNIYRGLGGPQNTQESVQSPFYNKSVKGYDYDPAKAKKLLLQEGFKYNQGGELFDSKGNQVKFTLITNAGNKIREAMGAQIKEDLRKLGMQVDFSPLAFNVLVDKLSNSLDWEAHIIGFTGGNEPHSPNIWYTDGNLHMFNQQPQAGSQPITGQVFADWEKEIEALYVAGSQELVLEKRKEIYNKSQELVSDYLPFIYLVNPYSLAAVRNRFDGIQYSPLGGAFWNIEKLSVNDMTEEQN from the coding sequence ATGAAATATTTTGAGACAATAAAAATAATTTATCGACGGGCATTAAGCTTTATTTTGATTAGTTTATGTCTATTATCATTAACAGCTTGTGCTTCATCTGAGAGTCAAAATCAAGTTGTTTTGTCAGTTTTAAGTGATCCTAAAACCTTTAATGCTGTCTTATCTCAAGAATCTCCTAATATTTTTGGTTTGACCTATGAAGGACTCATTACCGAAAATCCTTTAACCGCAGAAAAAGAACCAGCTTTAGCAGAATCTTGGGAATTTTCCGATGATAAATTGACCATTATTTTTACCTTAAGAGAAGGTTTAAAATGGTCTGATGGAAAACCTTTAACGGCTGATGATGTCGTTTTTAGTTACAATGATTTATATTTGAATGAGAAAATACCTAATAATTATCGGGATAGTTTTAGGGTAGGTAAAAAGGGAGATTTTCCGACAATTAAAAAACTGGATGATCGACGCATTGAGTTTAAAATTACTGAACCCTTTGCGCCTTTTTTAGACAATGCTAGTATTCCAATTTTACCGGCCCATATATTACGCAAGACCATTCAAGAAACAGATAAAGCAGGAAATCCAGTCTTTATAAGCACTTGGGGCACAGATACACCTCCTGAGCAAATTATTGTTAATGGCCCTTATAAACTCAGAGAATATGCGACCAGTCAGCGCATTGTTTTTGAGCAAAATCCTTATTATTGGAAAAAAGATCAAGAAGGACAACAATTACCAAATATTGAAAGAGTGGTTTGGGCAATTGTAGAATCTACCGATACAGCTTTATTACAATTTCGCTCAGGAAGTTTAGACTCGATTAGTGTTACCCCTGAATATTTTTCTCTCTTAAAACAGGAAGAAAATCGCGGAAACTTTACCGTTTATAATGGTGGCCCTGCTTACGGAACAACCTTTATGTCTTTAAATCTAAACCAAGGTAAACGGGATGGTAAACCCTTAGTTGATCCCATTAAATCCGCTTGGTTTAATAATATAAATTTCAGAAAAGCAGTCGCTTACGGGATTGATCGCCCTCGGATTATTAATAATATTTATCGAGGTTTGGGTGGCCCACAAAATACCCAAGAATCTGTGCAATCTCCTTTTTATAATAAATCAGTAAAGGGGTATGATTATGATCCTGCAAAAGCGAAAAAACTGCTTTTACAAGAAGGTTTTAAATATAATCAAGGGGGAGAATTATTCGATAGTAAAGGAAATCAAGTCAAGTTTACTTTAATTACCAATGCTGGCAATAAAATTCGAGAAGCAATGGGGGCCCAAATTAAAGAAGATTTGAGAAAGTTAGGAATGCAGGTAGATTTTAGTCCTTTAGCGTTTAATGTTTTAGTTGATAAACTTAGTAATTCCTTAGATTGGGAGGCACATATTATCGGATTTACGGGAGGAAATGAACCCCATTCACCTAATATTTGGTACACGGATGGTAACTTACATATGTTCAACCAACAACCCCAAGCAGGAAGTCAACCTATTACCGGACAAGTTTTTGCTGACTGGGAAAAAGAAATCGAAGCTTTATATGTTGCAGGATCTCAAGAATTAGTCCTAGAAAAGCGCAAAGAAATTTATAATAAAAGCCAAGAATTAGTATCAGACTATTTACCGTTTATTTATTTAGTTAATCCTTATTCTTTGGCGGCGGTTAGAAACCGTTTTGATGGAATTCAATATTCCCCATTGGGCGGTGCATTCTGGAATATTGAGAAACTTTCGGTTAATGATATGACTGAGGAACAAAATTAA
- the rppB gene encoding two-component system sensor histidine kinase RppB — protein MEQEKTYFPLFQQTQRRLASWYVGIISIVLIILGFGVYEAIIHAHQITIEKELKTIAGTLHDSFEPMLDQPGILEDEVIQLMPNLCRVNNPCISKNNLSNYRLGAIEKGQYYLHLFDLSGNLVAFNGQQPKGLPIEKHQKQQEILKDSQQKRYLQISYMLHNRKGENWGYLQVVRSLEDFDNYLKNVAIILLLGLPLAILLIGASAWILTGLTMKPVSQSYRQIQQFTGDAAHELRTPLAAIRATVESHLMSSTLTEKEAKETLSILGRQTQRLSILVADLLMLSRLDWQLTSNSINIKYEKICLNNLISDVLEELASLAISLDVLLQADIRVNYPLEILGNTEQIYRLLFNLVVNGIQYTSKGGKVIIILERNNKLAIIKVKDTGIGINSQALKHIFERFYRVDQGRSRKEGGSGLGLSIAQAIAEAHHGKIEVRSEVNKGSLFILQLPINV, from the coding sequence ATGGAACAAGAAAAAACATATTTCCCTTTATTTCAACAAACACAGAGACGTTTAGCAAGTTGGTATGTTGGAATTATTAGTATTGTTTTGATAATTCTGGGTTTTGGGGTTTATGAAGCAATTATTCATGCTCATCAGATTACCATTGAAAAAGAATTAAAAACTATTGCAGGAACCCTACATGATAGTTTTGAACCGATGCTTGATCAACCGGGAATATTAGAGGATGAAGTTATTCAATTAATGCCTAATTTGTGTCGGGTTAATAATCCTTGTATTTCTAAAAATAATCTTTCTAATTATCGTTTGGGGGCAATTGAGAAGGGTCAATATTATTTACACCTGTTTGATCTTTCTGGTAACTTAGTCGCCTTTAACGGACAACAACCAAAAGGATTACCAATTGAAAAACATCAAAAACAACAGGAAATTTTAAAAGATAGTCAACAAAAACGTTATTTACAAATCTCCTATATGTTACATAATAGAAAGGGGGAAAATTGGGGATATCTTCAAGTTGTTAGAAGTCTTGAAGATTTTGATAATTATCTAAAAAATGTTGCTATAATATTACTGTTGGGATTGCCTTTAGCGATTCTTTTAATTGGGGCTTCTGCTTGGATATTAACAGGCTTAACCATGAAACCTGTCTCCCAATCCTATCGTCAAATTCAACAATTTACGGGGGATGCGGCCCATGAATTAAGAACACCTTTAGCGGCAATTCGTGCTACAGTAGAATCTCATTTAATGAGTTCAACCTTAACAGAAAAAGAAGCAAAAGAGACCTTATCTATCTTAGGACGACAAACCCAAAGATTATCTATTTTAGTCGCTGATTTATTGATGTTATCTCGTTTAGATTGGCAGTTAACATCCAACTCTATTAATATTAAATATGAGAAAATTTGTCTTAATAATCTCATTAGTGATGTCCTAGAAGAATTAGCATCTCTGGCAATATCATTAGATGTTTTACTACAAGCAGACATCAGGGTTAATTATCCCTTAGAAATCCTAGGAAATACCGAACAAATTTATCGTTTACTTTTTAATTTAGTGGTTAATGGGATTCAATATACTTCCAAGGGAGGGAAAGTAATAATAATTTTAGAAAGAAATAATAAATTAGCGATAATTAAAGTAAAAGATACGGGAATTGGTATTAATTCACAAGCATTAAAACATATTTTTGAAAGGTTTTATCGAGTTGATCAAGGTCGTTCGAGAAAAGAAGGAGGTTCGGGTTTAGGGTTATCTATTGCTCAAGCGATCGCGGAAGCTCATCACGGTAAAATTGAAGTGAGAAGTGAAGTTAACAAAGGTAGCTTATTCATCCTTCAACTGCCTATAAATGTCTGA